One Eurosta solidaginis isolate ZX-2024a chromosome 5, ASM4086904v1, whole genome shotgun sequence DNA segment encodes these proteins:
- the Ids gene encoding iduronate 2-sulfatase: protein MSTTFILRVLMNSLFLFTVNSASRRNVVLIIFDDLRPVLGGYGDSLAQTPHLDAFIKESYYFTNAYSQQSLCAPSRNSMLTGRRPDTLHLYDFYSYWRDFVGNFTTLPQYFKSHKYYTYGIGKVFHPGLSSNNTDDYPYSWSTPTFRPQSEKYMNSPVCPDTSGMLRKNLICPVNLQTQPLRTLPDIESTMEAIRFISTYNRRRPFFLALGLHKPHINFRFPQQFIEQFRLEDFNNYTTDSRKPEDMPNVAWNPYIDVRSRDDFKYQNISFPYGPISPVQRSQIRQAYYASVAYVDDLFGKFMEHVNRSNTIVMLTSDHGWSLGEHAEWAKYSNFEVALRVPLIIRSPEFPLVAPQRMHAITELVDIFPTLVDLAHLTPLPSCNTSAMHNAEQLACAEGKSLYPLLQGYGLGDEYLALSQYPRPGLEPTKHPNSDKPKLLNIKVMGYSLRTTTFRYTLWVRFHAKNFSRDWNDIFGEELYDHRLDIAEDINLAKISDFDQMRTRLKHQLIAAFSK from the exons ATGTCTACTACTTTCATACTACGGGTATTGATgaatagtttatttttatttactgttAATTCGGCTTCTCGACGAAATGTGGTACTGATAATATTCGATGATTTGCGACCAGTGTTGGGTGGCTATGGAGATTCTTTGGCACAGACACCACATTTGGATGCATTCATTAAGGAGAGTTACTATTTTACAAACGCTTATAGTCAG CAATCTCTCTGCGCGCCCAGCCGTAACTCTATGCTCACAGGACGTCGTCCGGATACGCTACATCTTTATGACTTTTACAGTTATTGGCGAGACTTTGTTGGCAACTTTACCACATTACCGCAATATTTTAAATCTCACAAATATTACACTTACGGCATCGGAAAAGTATTTCATCCAGGGCTCTCATCAAACAATACCGATGATTATCCTTACAGTTGGTCAACGCCAACGTTTCGGCCCCAGAGCGAGAAGTATATGAACTCACCGGTTTGTCCAGATACTAGTGGCATGCTGCGTAAAAATCTCATCTGCCCCGTCAATCTACAAACACAACCGTTAAGAACATTACCAGATATCGAATCCACAATGGAGGCTATACGCTTCATCAGCACTTACAACCGACGTAGACCATTTTTTCTAGCACTTGGTTTGCATAAGCCACACATTAACTTCCGTTTTCCACAACAATTTATTGAACAATTTCGGCTTGAAGATTTTAATAACTATACCACCGATTCACGGAAGCCTGAGGATATGCCAAATGTCGCTTGGAATCCATATATAGATGTGCGCTCACGTGATGATTTCAAATATCAAAATATTTCATTTCCCTATGGACCGATTTCACCAGTGCAGCGTTCACAAATCCGCCAAGCGTATTACGCGTCTGTGGCTTATGTTGACGATCTCTTCGGAAAATTCATGGAACATGTAAACAGAAGCAATACTATCGTAATGCTTACAAGTGATCATGGCTGGTCGTTGGGCGAACATGCTGAATGGGCTAAATATAGCAATTTTGAAGTGGCGTTGCGAGTGCCACTAATTATAAGAAGTCCAGAGTTTCCACTCGTTGCCCCTCAGCGTATGCATGCGATTACTGAATTGGTGGATATATTTCCGACGCTAGTAGATTTGGCTCATTTAACGCCTTTGCCTAGTTGCAATACTTCCGCTATGCATAATGCTGAGCAATTAGCTTGTGCTGAGGGTAAAAGTTTATATCCTCTGCTGCAGGGTTATGGTTTGGGCGATGAATATTTGGCGCTCAGTCAGTATCCACGTCCTGGTCTAGAGCCAACAAAGCATCCGAATAGTGATAAACCGAAGCTTTTAAATATCAAAGTGATGGGTTACTCGTTGAGAACGACAACATTTCGATATACACTTTGGGTGCGTTTTCATGCTAAAAATTTTAGTAGAG ATTGGAACGATATATTCGGCGAAGAGTTATACGATCATCGTTTGGACATTGCGGAGGATATAAATCTAGCGAAAATTTCCGACTTCGACCAAATGCGTACGCGTTTGAAACATCAACTTATTGCAGCATTTTCAAAATAG